The following nucleotide sequence is from Aspergillus luchuensis IFO 4308 DNA, chromosome 1, nearly complete sequence.
AGAGATTGCCATGCAGATGGATCGAGCAAGATCCTCCAAGACAACCGATGCTGAGATTATCGCTCAATGCTGTTCCGTCGCCAGAGGGGCTCTCGAGAAGAGTGGTATCACTCTGGTCGGCGAGAAGGGGATTTCTAAACTGTGTGTTAGTCAGCCGCACATGCACAAGAAGGGAATCATGTTCACCTCCTTCATAATCTCCTTGGTGCTCTCAGATATCCTCGACATCGAATTCTTGTGGACATCGGATTCAGACTCAATTGTGATGCCCGATACATTAACGCGTACGATGGCAACATGTGCTGCAGATCCGGGAATCGGGGGTGCTAGCACGGCACTCACTATCCACAACAAAGATGAAACAGTTATAACACAGCTTGGAAACGCGGTCTACCTGAATGAATTGTATCTGGCACGTTCATTTactggtgctgttgctgcaaaTGACTGCCAAAGTGGACCGTCTGCCGCTTTTCGGTTTTCTGCAGTCAGTGGGGAGTTGCTGGCTTGGTACAAGCAAAGTGTGTTCGGGCATtggatggtgaggatatTCCACGCCATGATATGAGCATAGACTAACCGTGTAGGTTGTTAACGAGGATCGACACTTGACCACACGACTCCTTCTCAAAGGTTGGAGAGTGGTTTTCGCATCCGACGTTATGACTGCCACTGAGTCACCCACAACATTCAGGAGGTGGCTGTTACAGCAGGTATGTGTCCCAACAAATGTACCCCGCCCAATAAAAGGCATCATTCTAATATACTCAGGTTCGCTGGGGCCGAGCGGTGCACGTCGAAAGTTTCCACAGACCGAGCGTGTACTTGATGCACTCACCGATATTGTTCTTCGGCGCCCTACGGCGACAATTTGCTGCCTTCGTTGTGCCCCTAACTGTTGTCCTGTACCTCTGTTCTGGAATGCTCCTAATCCGAGCCTTCTCATTCCAGGATTACACCCATCGCCTGGGGCTGACAATCTCCTACCTTGTGCTTCGTAATCCATACCGACCAACTATGAaggagtggatgtggagtCTTCCCGCACATCTGTTCTATCATGTGCCGTTGCCTGCCATTCAGGTATGGAGCTTTCTTACAGTCCTCCATGACTCTTGGGGAACGACTATGAGAGCCAACAAAGAGGTGAGGCATTCGATGCTGCGACTCAAGGTTTGGGAGGTCGGATTCTTTGTCTTTTGGATGGCCATCCTGGGCGGTGCCTCGGGGAGGTATGTTGCAACGTCGCTGATGCCAGGTTCGGCTGACGTGGTGGCATTTATCCTTGCGGGTATTGTGTCCGTGTTGattgtgggtgggtggtggacTGTTGTCGCGAAGTGAGCCGAGCTGTTGGTTTTGCTGCATGAACGGGGTGGCCATGAAGGCTTCCCTGGGCCGACATACCAGGAGTATAAATATGCTTGAGTATGATGTCCTTGACAAGTAGAAGAGTCAGTAAATATTGCGAAAGACAACCTCAAAAGAATGATAGACATGCCATACCAATTCAAGGTTGAAGGTATGATGGCAACGGAGAAGGGAGTTGAAGAAACGCGACGTCAATACATGTCTCCCGGTCACCTGATCAGCCTACTATACAAACAATGGTACCATCGCTTCTCATCAGTATTGTGCCATTCGTTAGACTAGTTatactagtaagtactagCTTCACCCACGGTCTGTAACTGAACATACATTCGTTCATGAATGATTCTGTAATGATTCTTTGGAGGTATATATTTCGTGATCGACCTAACAATGGCTCAACATAACATCTACTTCCTGTTCGCCaaaagcttcttcttcgtcctgtCAGCACACGCCTTAGCATCGAAGATACCATTGACGCTAGGATGCTCCCGAGTAGCCTGCGCCCAACGGTTGAAGTTCTTCGCCTCCGCCAATCCCTCCCAGATTGCGGGATCAATCAGTCCAGCCTCCTTATCCGCGAACGCGTGCAGACGAATTAGGAACGAACCAAGCAGCACCTCCACCAAAGTCAATTTGTCACTACCACCGAAGAAAGGTCCGtgctccttcccctccaatCCCTGGTACAGGAGCGGCTcgatctccttcttgataGCAGCTACGTATCCCTCAACGCCGGCCTTGCGGTCGGCTTCGGTAGCACCACGCAGGGCAGCGTTGTAGTGCGGGGCAGCTTTGCTGGAGTAGGtgtcgacgaagaaggcgatgcGGGCGCGCTGCAGAGCACCCTCGGGGGTGTTTGAAGGGGGCACGAGGTGGGAGGGGTATGCGTCGGCGAGGAATTGAGCGACGATGCCGGATTCGGTGATAACCTCACCATTgtaagagagggagggaacaAGACCGCGCTTTTATGGAGAACGTTGGTTAGCTAATATTGGTGGGAGGTGGATATGAAGGTCGGACATACCGGGTTGACTTCCAGATACCATGGCTCGCGTGGGGTGTCCAAGTCAATGGTGACCTCTTCGAAGGGAAGACCAAGCTCCTGGAGAACAATGTGGGCGCGATGAGCCCAGGGGCAGGTGCGATTGGTGTAGAGAATGATCTTGGgggaagacatgatgaatATGTGTCTCGTTTAAGGGAGTTAACAGCTGTCAAGTGGTGAAGACGAGAGGCGGGACCGGCGGGTATAAAAAGGCCGGCAGAAGCGGGGCATCGGCAGATGGAACCGGCGGGGAGGAAAACgcgggaggaagaaagctTACACGTCCGACGGGATTATTAATGGCCTGCCCGCCGGGGTGATTTCCCGCCTGGATGGCATCACTTCGGGCCTATCAATTGTTCACCGAGACCCTACATCGCTACTCACGCAGAAAGACCAAGAAATTCGTCATCAAAGACGTTATATTGCACAATCGGGGTATAACCTATCTAGCCTATACTTTGAACATTTATATAGATGATAACAAGATGAGTTTGCATGCGGGGTATATAATGTGCTCGTAGCCACGTAAAATGTCATGGAAATTTATCGTAATGCAGTGTTGATACTACTAGACAGGGTACGGCTGCGACTCGCGACGAAGTCGACTGGCCCGACGACCAGCATGTCTCTCGCGATCGGCGGCTAGCGTCTGGGCAAACTTGCTGCGACGACGAATTTCGGGGCCCTTCCAGTagaagatgtagatgggAATGGCCACCAACGCGGCAATGCACCCCAGCAGGGTACTGCCCCAGGCCAGGTGAAACTTGCCGCCAATGTTCTCATACAGAGGAGTCGCATACATGGTCGCAATACCAGCGAGGAAGTCACGAGCAAATCCGTTGCCGCCGGTCGCAGAGGCAGAATAGGCACCGTAGGCAGCGACCATGTAATCAATCGTAGCCATGTAGATGGAGTAGTTGGCGATGGCGATCAGACAGGCGAAGATGAGGGGAGCAATCCAAGGAGCATAGGCAGGGCCGATAGACGTCCATGCAAAACCCAGCAGGCCAATGGGCTCGAGGGGAGCTAGGAACAGgagtagaagaagacggcgcTCAGCAAGACGGGCAGCATTGCCTTCCTTCTTGCGGATCTGGCGTTGCCGCCAGACATCCGGCAGGAAAATAAGGTATGCGATGACATAGCCGATGAGAATGGCACAGAAAGCCAGGCCATTGGTGAGGGTGTTGAAGCCCCACTGATCGAAAACAAGCGTGAAGGATTCGGTGAAGGTGAAAATCAGAGCATCGGAGAAACCAGATAGGAGTGACAAACAAAGGACAATGGGCTCGCGAATGAACATCTCAAACGGACGTCTCCAGATCCTCAACACCTCTTTGACACTCAGGCGGCTTTCCTTCAATTCGTTAGGGCCGTAGATGTTGGGATCTTCGCCAGACTTGCGGCGGCGCTTAGCTTCGCGATCCAAGAGGATGGTCGCCCTAGTTTCAGGAACCAACACAAAGTGCAGAGCTTGAGTGAAGCCTCCGACGATCAATTGCACCCAGAATACCCATGGCCACGTGAGGTACTGCCCAATGAATCCACCAAAGACGGGTCCAATCGTAGACCCGCCCACTGAAGAAAGCACGACGTATGCAACCGCGAACCCCTGGTCATCAACTTCCCACATATCTGCAGTCATACCCAGGGTGACGGAACCGCCAGCAGAGCTCAGACCACCCAGGAAACGGCAAACCACAATGGTACCAAAATTAGGTGCCAAGGCGCAAGGGATCTGCCAAATATTGACTAAGAATAAACTGAGCTGCATGATCGGCCAGCGCCCGAATTCTTCACTCCAGGGCGCCCACAACTCACAACCGAAGGCGTATGCAACCAGAAAGATCATCTGCCCGACACGGGCCGCTTGAGCGCTAACATTGAACTCATTTTCAATGCCCGTGAGAGCATCCGAGTACACGCCCGTGTTGAAGTTCATGGACATTTGAACCATGAAGACCACAGTTAGGATGGTCCATTTCTTGTACCAAGGGAAGCAAAAGCCAAGTTTGTTGTAACAATCGTCCTCAGTTAGCTCCCGCTTGCCGTCAGATCGCTCTTTCTTGGACAGATCGGTATCACTTCCAGATGTTGGCTGCGAGGCATGCTCAGCCTGCTGGGCGAAGGGATCGTCCGATTCCGATCGGCGGGTCAGGTTTCTGAGAGCATCGCCTGTCTTGCCAGACTTCTTCTCGTCATACATACTCTGATCGGCAGGGGCACCGTTCTGCGGCGTGGGCTCAGTGGCcgtcatgatgatggagtaGAAGGCGCACCCTAGGACAGTATGAGAACCCTTGTCATGCAGGGTGGAGAAGGTagagataaagataatagaaaagaCCAATCAGTTTCTCGGGAaggtgagagggagaggaggttgatTGGACTGAGAATGATGCTGGAGTGACGATTGATTGCCAGATGGGATGTGAGGGATCTTTATAGATCGCTGATCTCTTGTGGAAGGTATTTCGCCTGCACCCCGGTACATTATTCTTCCTCCGGGGCACCTGGTACCCTGGAGTGCGGAGCGGATCTCTGCCATCAGTGGCATGACGTGAGGGCTTACCCATGGGAGTCTCATTAGCAAATGGCAAAGGATGGGTATCCCAAAAGGGTAATCCGAGAAGCCGTTCGCTAAAGAAGCCTGATAACGATGGCCGTCGGGGCTCGGCGGAAGAGATCTTCTCCCCTCGCTGGCGTCATAGTTCCGGCCCGTCAGACCAGGAGCTGGGGTTCCCAATCAGAGGCGGGGACTCCTAAATTGTTCAGCTCGGACCATCATGCTAAGTACAAGAGTGCTTTGTATTAACCACATAAATTTCCGTACAATTGGCCACGGCGGCGAGAGACTATGCATCTAAATCGGAGGTGTTGGGGTGGCTGTGATTGTGTGAAAGTACTGATTGCGTGGCGACCACTGGAGTCGGTTTCCTTCGAGGCGGGAAAAGGTCGGATAGACACATACCACACGGCCGAGGTGCAGCCCGATGTGCCAGGTTCAAGGTACAGGACAGGATTTCCCGAATGGCTCAGAAAGTGGCCATGCAGGCGGTTTCTCTGGACTTCGCGACAGGCTGTGGAGTAGACATGCTCCGTTGTAGTACAAGATGCAAAAGCAATGCACGGTCACCTGCTCAGGCTAACCCGATCGGCACGAGTTTTTGTCGGCCGGGGCCGGCGGTGAGCCATGACGTCAGGGCTTCACCTACGAGAAGACCAATGATTTCGCAGTAATTTTCTGACAATCGTCCCAAATAGGTCTAGTCAGGCGGCCAACTGGTTTCTGCCTGCATTCTGCCGCCCTTCTCCGACCAGAACCTACACAGTCCAAAGTAAGTAGTCTGCTACTAACAACAGTAGtccacctccttcttccttcacccTCCATATCCCCAGTCCCTTCTCCGCGCCCCTCCACGGCAATTTGAGAatgtctttcccctccaccatGACGCAGGGCTCAGCTCGCGTGTCAACTGACAACGTCACTTTACGCTTTGATATTGTTCCCCAACGTCATGGTCCATGTGGTCGCTGCCAGATGCTTTCTCTCATGGTATAGGGGATGATATCGGGTCGGTCCTTGTAATCCGGTGTCTAGCCTCTTGGCTGTGAAGCTAATCCATACACGTACAACCTCTATCGGCTTGGAGAACCATGCAGCTATTCCGTCTCCCTTGTGCCGCCTGGCCTCGCATCCCGGCCTCCCGATGCAACCCGGCGCCACACCTAAAGTCGACCCAAGGAACGACATCGCGTCTAGGGGAAGAAGTATGATACGTCTCAACAAGGTTCACGCACATCATGGTCCGGA
It contains:
- a CDS encoding glycosyltransferase family 2 protein (COG:M;~EggNog:ENOG410PJTB;~InterPro:IPR029044;~PFAM:PF13506,PF13632,PF13641;~TransMembrane:6 (i28-45o51-67i422-445o482-500i521-543o555-576i);~antiSMASH:Cluster_1.19), which encodes MYYIPRPLKPHSGMGSGQRLVSLAERTLNFLGCIVAAAVYFYGLMYLKQPLTFDMIVSIILAEYCRWRNNKRRRDAALQEENGNLGLAEKGKSSEQKLDCVAAIVGYREEPTLWKQALESYLQAQNCRFLLVCIDGDAEEDREMVEVFQDVYPEKSALMHLDIPLAEIAMQMDRARSSKTTDAEIIAQCCSVARGALEKSGITLVGEKGISKLCVSQPHMHKKGIMFTSFIISLVLSDILDIEFLWTSDSDSIVMPDTLTRTMATCAADPGIGGASTALTIHNKDETVITQLGNAVYLNELYLARSFTGAVAANDCQSGPSAAFRFSAVSGELLAWYKQSVFGHWMVVNEDRHLTTRLLLKGWRVVFASDVMTATESPTTFRRWLLQQVRWGRAVHVESFHRPSVYLMHSPILFFGALRRQFAAFVVPLTVVLYLCSGMLLIRAFSFQDYTHRLGLTISYLVLRNPYRPTMKEWMWSLPAHLFYHVPLPAIQVWSFLTVLHDSWGTTMRANKEVRHSMLRLKVWEVGFFVFWMAILGGASGRYVATSLMPGSADVVAFILAGIVSVLIVGGWWTVVAK
- a CDS encoding glutathione S-transferase family protein (COG:O;~EggNog:ENOG410PMZQ;~InterPro:IPR036249,IPR040079,IPR036282,IPR010987, IPR004045;~PFAM:PF13409,PF13417,PF00462,PF02798;~SMCOG1193:glutathione S-transferase;~antiSMASH:Cluster_1.19;~go_function: GO:0005515 - protein binding [Evidence IEA];~go_process: GO:0006749 - glutathione metabolic process [Evidence IEA]), which gives rise to MSSPKIILYTNRTCPWAHRAHIVLQELGLPFEEVTIDLDTPREPWYLEVNPRGLVPSLSYNGEVITESGIVAQFLADAYPSHLVPPSNTPEGALQRARIAFFVDTYSSKAAPHYNAALRGATEADRKAGVEGYVAAIKKEIEPLLYQGLEGKEHGPFFGGSDKLTLVEVLLGSFLIRLHAFADKEAGLIDPAIWEGLAEAKNFNRWAQATREHPSVNGIFDAKACADRTKKKLLANRK
- a CDS encoding uncharacterized protein (COG:G;~EggNog:ENOG410PHMI;~InterPro:IPR020846,IPR011701,IPR036259;~PFAM:PF07690;~SMCOG1005:Drug resistance transporter, EmrB/QacA;~TransMembrane:10 (i133-152o172-195i216-236o248-268i324-342o362-384i404-424o430-450i462-489o501-524i);~antiSMASH:Cluster_1.19;~go_function: GO:0022857 - transmembrane transporter activity [Evidence IEA];~go_process: GO:0055085 - transmembrane transport [Evidence IEA]), with translation MTATEPTPQNGAPADQSMYDEKKSGKTGDALRNLTRRSESDDPFAQQAEHASQPTSGSDTDLSKKERSDGKRELTEDDCYNKLGFCFPWYKKWTILTVVFMVQMSMNFNTGVYSDALTGIENEFNVSAQAARVGQMIFLVAYAFGCELWAPWSEEFGRWPIMQLSLFLVNIWQIPCALAPNFGTIVVCRFLGGLSSAGGSVTLGMTADMWEVDDQGFAVAYVVLSSVGGSTIGPVFGGFIGQYLTWPWVFWVQLIVGGFTQALHFVLVPETRATILLDREAKRRRKSGEDPNIYGPNELKESRLSVKEVLRIWRRPFEMFIREPIVLCLSLLSGFSDALIFTFTESFTLVFDQWGFNTLTNGLAFCAILIGYVIAYLIFLPDVWRQRQIRKKEGNAARLAERRLLLLLFLAPLEPIGLLGFAWTSIGPAYAPWIAPLIFACLIAIANYSIYMATIDYMVAAYGAYSASATGGNGFARDFLAGIATMYATPLYENIGGKFHLAWGSTLLGCIAALVAIPIYIFYWKGPEIRRRSKFAQTLAADRERHAGRRASRLRRESQPYPV